The stretch of DNA ATAATTTTTAAAAGGGTTTTCACGTTTTCACCGAGAAGGTGGTTTGCACCAAATATTTTCCCCACTTTTATAGCCTCACATGCTTAAGACAACCCCGAAACAAATGACTAGGGAAAAGTAACAGAGAACGTCATTAGAATGTAACACACGATTACACAAATGGGATATTAGTTTCATCTAAATTAAGCAAACAAAAAATAACCAAAATAGCCAAGATGAAAGAATTCTATTGAATTTGTTGAGTATTCTCAAATAAATAGGCTCTGTAGTAGTCAACAAAACAAAGATCTGCAATATGAAAGAACTCTGTAAGGAATACATATGACTAGAGTCCTTGATCAGGTTTCACTCTTCTTTGCGCAATCACAGTGGGCATTTTCCTAGAGAACACGACACATACACGGATACAGCCTAACATTTAACTAGTGCGATTAGGACACTGTAAACAGAGGTTCCATTTGTTCGGGCTATTGGTTCACTGGAATAGGGGATAATGTATGAATTGAATAACTTACGGTAATCTCAGCAGAACCGAGATGAAAGGCCACCCCAAATTCAGAAGGACTAGAATTCTAGAAATGGTGTATTTCAGTTGTAACATTATGGATGCACTAGTTGACTAGATAATTGCCAGGGGTGTACAGATTTGGGGATCTGTACTGGGGAAAATCAGTTTTGGCAGTGACACTGCACACATCAGTTCGAGAATCCACCGCCTGCCAAGATAAGCATTCCCTATTTTTCGCATCAGCAGCGCCAAAGGATGATCTCTCAAAATCCATCAAATCGACAAGGGCCCCTCCAGGACTCGACTCGATCGCAGCCGCGGATCAAGATTTTGGAGAAGTTCCGCAGCTTCACGCCAGGCGACTGGTCCATGCACATCAAACTGCACAATGCCCTAAGCATcgagagaggaggggaggaatCCCAGCCAAGGCCACGCCGGAGATGGCAacacagaagaagaaaaatgcggcggcgcggatggctCAGATCTGCGGCGGTCCCGGAGAGGGAGCGTCAGACTGACAAGGGGCCAAGGGGGTACCTTGTAGGAGCCATCAGGCTGCTTCTGGCCGAGCCTCTGGATCTCCTCCTTGAGCTTcccgacctcctcctccacgtTCATGGCGCCTGGGACTGTCGGTCACTCTCTCTCGATCTCCGGGCTCCGGCCCTGTCCGTGCGTGGGGCGCGAGTTCTTGAATCTTGGCCGCGGCAGCTGGCAGGATATTTCAGATGCAGAGGAGGCTGCGGTAGTTCGTTGGAGTGTCACCAACCGTCGCGCGTGGACCGTTTGATCGGAACTGGACGGGCGGGATGGAGGCTGACTGGTCGACAGCCTTCGTCTAATCTGCTTGCCGATCAGCCGGTGAACTGTGAATTTGTGACGGGATAATTTGGATAGGTCCACAGGGGTAACAAAGGTTAACAGGCAACTATTCAGAATGAAGTAACATGCCATCTAATCAAATGCGTAAAAGATGCTCAAACATGTGTCTCAATTTCAATTCTCTTTTAGTACTACTATCTTGGCTCAAAAATAGAAGGCCTCTTCGCTAACACTGATTCAAAAATCAATCAAACTAAAACTTCGCTGCGGGTTAGACGAAAAATCAGTCGAGATGATTGCTAAGCACACATGATTCTGTACTCCTGCACATGATCCAATATTTCTTGAACCTTCTATTTTTGAGCCTTCTTTAGCTACCCAATTTTTGTGTTCGGTTGGCCTTATCCTTTCGCTACAGTCGAGAGCCGGCCAAACCAAGGCGACACCGAGGCGGAGCCTTCTTCCGCCGGCCCCTTTCCACTCCGGCAGCCGGTCCAGcgccggagaggaaggagggTTAGGGAATCACCGAGCGGACTTGTACAGGGTAGTTAGGTTTCTTTCTACGCCTAGGTTTTCCTCATCGGCGGCAGAGGTAGTCTTtcccggagcggcggcggcgatgctgaGGCTTCTCCGGCGAATAAAGTTCTTCTCCGGTTGGGAAGATGGATCGACCGTCTTCTCCGGTGAAGTTTGGAGGAGGTTTGTTTGCCTTTTGGAAAAATTGGTTGTACAGCATCGAAAGATCACGACTTCCATAAAATATCATCGAAAGCGTTCGCCCCATAAAAAACCACTAAAAGATGCAAACGTTACCCGAAAATACCAATCCGTTAAATTTTATCTACGGCTCTGTTAACTTGGACATAAATACCCACCGCTCGCGCCTTGTCCTCCTCGCTCCACCCACCACTGTCACCGCGacgaggagcggcgcggccgcggcgtccaGGCACGGCACCGCCTGAGGTCAGCCTTCGCGGCCTTGCAAGCCTTAGCCTTCATCCACGATTTCCATGCTAGGAGTGTCGGCACGGTGCCGGACGCGAGGAGGACTAAAAGCGCGACCACGAAGATGCCCGAGACGACCCGCCGCAGCCGATGCCCGTGAGGTCTGTGGCGAGGAGGTACAAAGCGATGCGATTTGATCGCGGCGAAGCAGCGCCCGTCTTCCGCTTCATCCACGGTCGCACTCGCGGCGCCGACGGCATGGCCCTCGCGGAGGAACACCACGGCGAGCGCGCACTAGCGCCAGCCCTCGCAGACGACACCGGCGAGCGGCACTAGCGCCGgctggcggccggccgggcagcCAAAAAGGCCCAACCCCCGTCCATTCGTCTTGGAGGGCGGCACGGGTGCGGCAAGGGGACAAGAGAGGTCGGGGGGAGGCGCTGGTGCGGGAGGAAGCCTAGCGGCATCGATgcgggaggggcgccggcggcatcACGGATGCGAGTGCGGGAGGGAGGCTGCCGGCATAGGTGCGGCAGGCCGGCAGGGGGGCCGGCGGCGTTACAGGTGCGGGAGGGGTGGCGTCGAGCATGTGCGGGGAGAGGAGGGGCGACGGGCAGAGGGATGCAGGGGCGGCATATGGATAAGGCTCATATGGACCAGGGATACACAAGTCATTTTACATCCATGTTATGAGCTGAAAAGATACAAAGAAACGTTTTAGTGAAGAAAATGTAACGGAATGCTATTTTCGGGTAATGTTTGCATACTTCCATGGTATTTTACGGGGGCAAACGCTTTCGATGGTATTTTACGGAAGTCGTGATCTTTCGATGCTACCGAACCAATTTTCCCTTGCCTTTTCCTTGAGTTGGCCTGGATTTGGTTGGGGTTTCCTTGGTTTCAGTTTGGTCGGGGGAAGAGGAACCACGGCGAATTTGGGGCGGCTCTTTCTGTCCTTGACCTCTGCGAAAGGGTGGAAGCTTCCGGTCATCCCCGGGGCGGAGTGTGGATTCTAGCCGCCAGTCGTCTTCCCGGCGACGACGGATGCTACTTGTGGCCCTCGGCGAAGGTGATGCCGATGTTCTTCCAACGTTTTAGATGCGGCCGGGCGAGTTCCGAGTCATTGGTTCTTGCGGCTTCACATGTGTGGATCTTCTTCGTCGAGGTCTGCTGGAGAAGAAGATGGCCGGTGACAAGCAGCAACAGTGGCGAGCCGTTGGTCAGGGAGGAGAAGAACCCGGAAGAAGAGTAGTTTTGCAAAGCAGTACTTGTACTTGGTTGTAATTTGCTTTTCTTTTCAGGTTACGTTTGTGAGTTGAGGTTGTTGCAGCTAATATATATCCCTTCGCAAAAAAAAGCCTTCTTTAGCTACCAGGGCTACATAGTTCTGACTGCACGTTCCCGGACGCTACTATGAATgaacttgaaaaaaaaacttcagtaacttccaaaaaaaagaaaaaaaaaacttcaatcTTAGAAAAGTGAAGGAAAAACCGAAGTAACTCCCGGCACGATTGTTTAGTGGTTCCAATCCTATCCCTCGATCCCCATCCCCTCCAAATCCGCCACCTCAGCTCGTCCTCGCATCGCCCCCTAACCTCGCGTGCCGCCGCGTCGGCACCCACGAGGCGCCTCGCCATGGAAAGAAAGAACCCCCACATGTCGCAGCTCGCAGGGCGTGTCACGGTCACTGACGCGATGGGCCTCACGCACGCCAACGCTAGgcgtggccccacctgtcaccCACCGTGCCCAGAAAACAAGACGCTGACCGCGGAGCCACTCCCGTGTCAACGCGATAgcaaggagcagcagcagcgcaccgGCAGCCGCGAGGCCCGCGACCCGCTCCCACTCCCGACGCCCGCTAGCTAgcgcgacgcgacgcgacgcgagCACCCACCGGCCACCGACCAAGGAGCGACCGAGCGGCGAGCGAGGCGaccgggatggcggcggcggcggcggagggggaggtGAGGCGGGACATGTGGGGGCAGGAGTACCGGACGTCCTCCGCcgagtgcgcggcggcgctcgacgccTACTACGCGGCCTTCCTGTCCTTCGGCCGCGGCCGCGTGGCGGCCGTCCTCCGCGCCGCTGCGGCCGACCCGTCctgcgccctcgccgccgcgcacgccgcgcaggcAGTCGCGCCCAGGGaccccgcgcgggccgccgccttcctcgccgccgccgcggacaacCTCGTGAGCTGCCGTCCTGCTTTCCGATTGAAATCCCCCGCGCGCCCTTTCGTTCCCTGATGATCCTGCTGCCTTAACCCGCGGTGTGCTTCTGTTCTAAAAAAGGGGTGTGCTTGCTCGCCTGCGTGCAGGGGAATGCGACGAAGTACGAGAGGGCCGTGTTCGGGACGCTCTCCGCGATGGTGGGCGAGGGGGGGAACGAGGAGGTGGCACTGGAGAGACACTTCGAGGTTGTGAATTTGTGATGGCTTTGAGTTTCTAGTTGATCCAGGCTTTGGGTATTGGAAGCGTGTGCTATTGGATTCTTTTGGTACTTGCGGACCAATTAATTGATCTCTGGTATACGGTTGCATGCGACAGTTGCTCAAGAAATTTCCCAGGGATCTCCTGTCTCTCAAGAGAGCGCAGCTCATCTGCTTCTATTCGGGAAAGCCGGATTTATCCCTAAAATTTGTCGAACAAGTAAGTTATACCAGGCTCCAGTGTGcttaaaatttttggatttgaCCCGAGAAAGTCTAAATTCATTCCAAAAAAATTACCCTGTGTACATTCGTTGACCTCATTTTAGGGAATGCCTAATATGGTAACTTGGAATAGAAAATTAAATCAAATTGTGCTGAAAGGTGTCCAATGCCAACTCTTACCTGACAGCATGGTGACCCACTGACCAAGAGCATGAAACTGAAATAGTGCTCATTCGTCTTCACTCCTGTTCTTTGAATACTTCTCTTTTTGTTTGTGCATGTGCCAAATGGTAATTGCAAGACCTTTGAACGCAGCTGTTACCAAATTATTCATTAATTCAGATCCACGTAGAAAACTGTAGTAACAGTCTTTGTTTTCACTAGATTTTTATGATGCTTGTTACTGATCAGGTTTTGCCCGAGAATCAAGATCAGAACTACATATATGGAATGCTCGCCTTCCCTTTGCTAGAGCTTGGAAAGATGGCTGAAGCTGAGAGAGCTGCTCGAAAAGGCTTGGCTATTAACAAAAATGACGTCTGGTCGCAGCATAATGTATGTTCGTAATCAGATTATAATTTCAGTGGTTCTTTTATGTTGTCTATAACTAACCTCAAATGCTTCCCTTATTGGATCCATTCAGTAGAAATATGATGAAAGAATCACCATTGGATGACTTTCTGTGCAGGATCTAGTGCTTGCAATTTGTGTTTTTTTAAGGGAAATGCAATTTGTGATTCAGAGCATGTAGGTTTGTGTTTTAAGAAATTTTTAGTACTTCAAAAAGAGAAGTTACCATCAGCATTATGGTCCCACCCATCAAAGCATGGAATTTCGGATCATTTGGTTTAATGTTTCGCACAGTGTACCCACCAATAACGAACTGGCAAGCAGAAGCTAGCATGTAGCGCTTGGCAAGCAGAAACAAACTATTATCTTATTCAACAGGTTGAATCAGGTTTGTTTATGAGGAATCCCTGGTTACTAATTCTGGTCCTACGTCTCCCCACCCGCTTCATTTGATCTGTCTGTTGCTTTAGAAGCCCAGATACTATATATCTTTGCGATAAGAGCATCATTATTGCTTTCTTATTATGTGGGATAGCACTTGCTGAGTTCTTGTTAGGCAGACACTCTGTAGCTTCTTTTCATTAAGAAAAATCTATCTTAATAATAAACTGTTTCACTTAGCTGATatatccaacaacaacaacaacaacaacatagccttttttcccaagcaagttggggtaggctagagatgaaacccgaaagaaataagttcaaggttcaggcacactgatagctagtctccaagcgctcctatccaaagctatctctttagaaatattccaatccttaaggtctctcttaaccgactcatcacTTAGCTGATATATCCAATAACTAAAAATTCCATTTAAAGACCCATCTTTTTTTCGTCGTGCAGCTCTGCCACGTTTTTCAGCAGGAATGTCGCTTCAGAGAAGCTACTGAGTTCATGGAATCATGTTCTCCATCATGGATGGCGTGCACATCATTTTTGTACGTAGTTTTCAACACAATGTGTGTTCTATTGATGTTATTCAAAAAGTCGTGCTCATGGTTctcagaaaaaaatattttcttctcTTACAGGCTTACTCACAACTGGTGGCATGTCGCTGTTTGTTACTTGGAAGCTGAATCCCCTTTACAGAAAGTTCTGGATGTATATGATAAAAATATCATGAAGGAACTTGAGAAAAGTGATTGTGAGGCAGCAGAGGTATTTTTGCTGGTTATTTTTCCTTAGACATAGATGTTTGCGACACTGAATAGTTTCTCATGCATTCAGGTGTATTTGAATGCTCTAGGGTTGCTGCTACGGTTGTTTGTCCGTGGTCATGTAGATCTTGCGAAAGAGAGGTTAACAACATTGCTGGATGCACTCAAGGATGAGGTATTGACTTTCCCCTCGACACATTTAAAACTTGTGCTATAGGTTGGTGCATTGTTAATTAAGATACTTAGCTACCTATTCCTATTTTACTGATCTGAAATAAAACTATATGAAGCTCATTCTTCGAGAGTTTGAACTTTTTTCAGTCTGTATGGCATGTGGAATGGCTCCTTGATTTGCTTACGTTATGGGCGCTATCAAGTATGGGCGAGTTAAATAGTGCACGCAATATGTTGGAATCATTGAAGTCAAGGTCAGATGTAATCTTTTCTTTTGCAGGACATAATTAGGTTCCATTATAGTTATTAATGTTGCAGATGTAAACCTGATTGCAGGGTCAGTTCAATGGAAGAAAATAGGCAGCAAGTGATGCAGAAAGCTGTCCAGGTATGCTAATTGTTCTGCACAAGTTCAAGTACAAGAAGAGAGGATATCCCTTGCAATGTAT from Panicum virgatum strain AP13 chromosome 9K, P.virgatum_v5, whole genome shotgun sequence encodes:
- the LOC120648293 gene encoding tetratricopeptide repeat protein 38-like isoform X2 — translated: MAAAAAEGEVRRDMWGQEYRTSSAECAAALDAYYAAFLSFGRGRVAAVLRAAAADPSCALAAAHAAQAVAPRDPARAAAFLAAAADNLGNATKYERAVFGTLSAMVGEGGNEEVALERHFELLKKFPRDLLSLKRAQLICFYSGKPDLSLKFVEQVLPENQDQNYIYGMLAFPLLELGKMAEAERAARKGLAINKNDVWSQHNLCHVFQQECRFREATEFMESCSPSWMACTSFLLTHNWWHVAVCYLEAESPLQKVLDVYDKNIMKELEKSDCEAAEVYLNALGLLLRLFVRGHVDLAKERLTTLLDALKDESVWHVEWLLDLLTLWALSSMGELNSARNMLESLKSRVSSMEENRQQVMQKAVQLAEAVYEFGNGEHKKVFDTLGPDFDALCYKMIGASDEQVDVFNEVWFIVLINAGETSKAIDVLGKQIRKREGAPFLWRLLGKAYSLDGRDADASVAYEKANALQAAYSY
- the LOC120648293 gene encoding tetratricopeptide repeat protein 38-like isoform X1, with the protein product MAAAAAEGEVRRDMWGQEYRTSSAECAAALDAYYAAFLSFGRGRVAAVLRAAAADPSCALAAAHAAQAVAPRDPARAAAFLAAAADNLGNATKYERAVFGTLSAMVGEGGNEEVALERHFELLKKFPRDLLSLKRAQLICFYSGKPDLSLKFVEQVLPENQDQNYIYGMLAFPLLELGKMAEAERAARKGLAINKNDVWSQHNLCHVFQQECRFREATEFMESCSPSWMACTSFLYVVFNTMCVLLMLFKKSCSWFSEKNIFFSYRLTHNWWHVAVCYLEAESPLQKVLDVYDKNIMKELEKSDCEAAEVYLNALGLLLRLFVRGHVDLAKERLTTLLDALKDESVWHVEWLLDLLTLWALSSMGELNSARNMLESLKSRVSSMEENRQQVMQKAVQLAEAVYEFGNGEHKKVFDTLGPDFDALCYKMIGASDEQVDVFNEVWFIVLINAGETSKAIDVLGKQIRKREGAPFLWRLLGKAYSLDGRDADASVAYEKANALQAAYSY